The genomic region CGGACCGGTGGGCGAATCGATCATTTCCACGCTCAAGCGCATCAGCAAGCCCGGCCGGCGGGTGTACGTGAAGGCGGACGGCCTTCCCAGGGTCCTGAACGGCCTCGGTGTGGCCATTTTGAGCACGCCCAAAGGCATCGTCACGGACCGCGAAGCGCGCCAGCTGAACACGGGCGGCGAAGTGTTGTGTTACATCTGGTAGTCCGGAACACCGGAAGGAGTCGGGGTGTCACGAATAGGTAAACTGCCGATAGCGATCCCGGACGGGGTCCAGGTTTCGATAGACGGCCGGTCCGTCAACGTGAAGGGTCCGAAGGGCGAACTTTCCCACCGGATACCCACCCAGATCAGCGCCGTACTGGAAGACGGGCACGTGGTGGTGGGACGTCAAAACGAGTCCAGGCAGTCGCGCGCCCTGCACGGGCTGAGCCGTTCACTGATCGCCAACATGGTGGAAGGCGTCGTCAGCGGGTACGATCGTACGCTCGAGATCGTCGGCGTGGGCTACCGGGCGGAGCTCAAGGGCGGCAACCTGACGCTCACCCTGGGGTATTCCCACCCCGTGATCTTCCAGGCGCCGCCGGACGTGGACCTCGAGGTGACGGACGGCAACCGGATAACGGTCCGGGGTATCGACAAGCAACTCGTAGGCCAGGTGGCCGCGGTGATCCGGTCGTTCAAGAAGCCGGAACCCTACAAGGGCAAGGGCATACGCTACGACGACGAACAGGTACGCAGGAAGGCCGGCAAGACCGGGGCGGCCTGACGGGAGGACGGGTAGAGGATCATGTCCAGGAAAACGCAGCAGAGAGCCAGGATGCGGAAAGTCCGCCATCGCCGGGTAAGGAAGTCCATCCGGGGCGACGCGGCCCGGCCGCGCCTGAACGTATTCAGGAGTCTTAAGCACATCTACGCCCAGGTCATCGACGATACGGCGGGCGCCACGCTGCTGTCCCTTTCCACCAACACGCCCGAGATCAGGTCGCAGCTGGAGTCGGGCATGGACCGGAAGGCGCAGAGCAGGCTCGTGGGGCAGGTGCTGGGAGAGAAGATGAAGGCGCAGGGCGTGTCCAGCGTGACCTTCGACCGCGGCGGATACCAGTATCACGGCCGGGTGAAGGCCCTCGCGGAAGGCGTGCGCGAATGCGGACTGGAGTTTTAGAAAGTCCGCGCCGCTGAATGCCGGAACGTCCGCGTGTCATAACTGATGAAGGGAGCGTAAATTGCCGAGAATCAATCCCGATGAGTTCGATCTGTCGTCGGAACGCCTGGTCGATATCAACCGGGTTGCCAAAGTCGTCAAGGGCGGCCGCACGTTCAGCTTCAACGCGCTGATCGCCGTGGGCGACGGAAACGGTCACGTGGGCCTGGGCATGGGCAAGGCCCTGGAACTGTCCGAGGCGATCCGCAAGGCCACGGAAACGGCCCGGAAGCACCTGCACAGGGTGCCGGTGGTCAAAGGCACGATCCCCCACGACGTCATCGGGAGGTTCAGCGCGGCGGAAGTGATCCTGAAACCTGCCTCTCCCGGTACGGGGGTTATCGCCGGGGATGCGGCCCGCGCGGTGCTCGAGTCGGCGGGCATACACAACATCCTCACGAAATCGATCGGTTCCTCCAATCCGTACAACGTGGCCAAGGCGACGCTGCAGGGACTGCTCGATTTGAAAGTGGCCTCCGAGATCGCCGACGCGCGCGACGTGGATATCGAGGAACTGAAAGGGTAGTTATGGCGACGCGACTGCGCATTACACAGCGGAAAAGCGCCATCGGCAGGCACCGGCGGCAGAAGCGGACCCTGGAAGCGCTGGGCATACGACGGTTGCACCACAGCGCCGTGCATGACGACACGCCCCAGATACAGGGCATGATCGCACGCGTCGGCCACCTGGTGGAAGTGGAAACCATCACGGCGGACGACGAATAGCCGGCGGGTTTCCTAAAGAAAGGTTCGTGAAGAAAGGAATACGGCTGTTATGAAAGTCGACAGTTTGAAACACGCCTCCGGCGCGGTGCGCAAGGTAAAGCGCCTCGGCCGTGGACCAGGCTCCGGCACGGGCAAGACCGCCGGCAGGGGGCACAAGGGCCAGCGTTCCAGGTCGGGCAAGAAGATCCACCCGTCTTTCGAGGGCGGGCAGATGCGCCTCGTGCGGCGGCTGCCGAAACGCGGGTTCACCAATCTGTTCCGCAAGATCTACCAGATCGTCAACCTTCGCGACCTTGAGGGGTGGGACGAGGAGACAGTCGTAAACGCCGAATCGCTGGCGGACCGGCGCCTGGTCCGGAAATCCACGGACCCGGTCAAGATCCTCGGCGAAGGCGAGGTCGACCGGCCCGTGAAGGTGAGCGTCCACAAGGTCAGTGAGACGGCGCGGCAGAAAATCGAGGCGGCAGGCGGATCGGTCGAGGTGATCTCCGGATGATCGAGGCTTTCCAGAACGTATTCCGGATCCCGGAACTGCGGCGGCGCATCATCTTCACCCTCAGTCTGCTCGCGGTGTACCGGATCGGCGGCCAGATCCCGACGCCGGGCATCGACCACGAGGTCTTGAGCGCCTTCTTCAGCCAGATGGGCGGGACCATATTCGGGCTGTACAACATGTTCGTGGGCGGCGCGTTCGAGCGCGCGACCATCTTCGCCCTCGGCGTGATGCCCTATATCAGTTCGTCCATTATCCTGCAGTTGCTGGGGTCCATGTGGCCGTACCTGCAGAAACTCCAGAAGGAGGGACAGGAAGGACAGAAGAAGATCAACCAGTACACGCGCTACGGCACCGTGTTGCTGTCGCTGGTACAGGCCCTCGGCATCAGCTACTGGCTTCAGGACATCCGCGACGAGGTGGGCCGCTCCGCCGTTATCGATCCCGGGGCGGGTTTCATATTCGTGACGGTCGTTACGATGACGACCGGCACCATATTCCTGATGTGGCTGGGTGAGCAGATCCAGGAACGGGGCATCGGGAACGGCATCTCGCTGATCATCTTCGTCGGCATCATCGCCCAGTTCCCCATAGCCGTCAAGAGCGAGATCGACGCGGTGATGAACGGGCTGCGCAGCGGTCTCGTCGAGATCTTCATCGTGGCCGTGTGGGTCCTGATCATCGCTTCGGTGGTGCTGATCACGCAGGGACAGCGCAGGATCACGGTCCAGTACCCGCGGCGCGTGGTCGGCCGCAAGGTCTACGGCGGGCAGAGCACGCACCTGCCGCTGCGCGTCAACGCCGCCGGCGTGATGCCCATCATCTTCGCCCAGTCGATCATGTTCGTGCCGGGCACGTTTTCGAGCTTCTTCCCGAACATGGCCGTGTTCCAGACCATGGTGGAGTGGTTTCAGCCCGGCGCCTTCATCTACAACGCGATGTACGGCCTGTTGATCGTATTCTTCACGTACTTCTATACATCGATCATTTTCAACCCCGTGGACGTGGCGGACAACATGAAGCGCGTCGGCGGATTCATCCCGGGGATCCGGCCCGGAAAACGAACGGCGGACTATCTCGATCACATTCTGACACGCATTACGTTGCCCGGCTCGGTGTTTCTGGCGATCATCGCCATCGTGCCGTTTCTCATCATCCGAAGCATGAACGTCTCACTGAGCGCGTCCTCGTTCTTCGGCGGCACCGCGTTGCTGATCGTGGTGGGCGTCGCCCTGGACACGCTCCAGCAAATCGAGTCGCATCTCGTGTCCCGCCACTACGAGGGATTCATGAAACGCGGCCGCGTACGCGGTCGGGCGGGCTAGGCTTCGGAACCTTTGTGCCATGCGCCTGGCGATCGGCCTGGCGTCCGGGCGCCAGGTGAGCAGGTTATGCGACTGATACTACTCGGAGTGCCGGGGGCGGGAAAAGGCGAGCAGGCAACGAGGCTGTCGGGAAAATTCAGCATTCCGCACGTTTCAACAGGCGACCTGTTGCGGCGGGAGTTGGAGGAAGGGACCGAAGTCGGGCGCAGGATATCGGAATTCATGAACCGGGGCGAACTGGTTTCCGATGCCGTGACGCAGGCCATATTGGAAAACCGATTGCGCGAGGCCGATTGCGCGGCCGGGTTCATCCTGGACGGCTTCCCCAGAAACCTGAACCAGGCCGACTTCCTGCAAGCGGCGCTGGAGCGCATGAGCGCACCCGTGGACGTGGTGCTCAACATCGAGGTGCCCGACGGTACGGTGATCGACCGCCTGGCCATGAGGAATCGGTTGGACGACGCGCCGGAGACCATACGTCACCGGCTGAAAGTCTACAGGAAGGTTACGGCGCCGCTCGTCGATTACTACGACCGGGCGGGCATACTGAAGCGGATCGACGGCGATGGTTCGCCGGAGGAAGTAACGCAACGCATACTGGCCTGCCTGGCCCGCAAGGCGTAGACCGGGCCGGAAACCGACCATGGCCGCAGCGGCAGCAAGGCGCGGCCGAACGGTGAGAGGTTGAAACCCATGCCGAAAGAACCCCCGGTACAGGTGGAAGGTACGGTGGTGGAGCCTTTGCCCAATGCGTCGTTTCGCGTTGAACTGGAAAACGGCCACAGGGTCCTGGCCCATATATCCGGCAAAGTACGCATGAACTTCATAAAGATCCTGCCGGGCGACAAGGTCATGGTGGAACTGTCGCCTTACGATCTGACACGCGGCCGGATTACCTATCGTTACAAGTAAGCCCGGGCAAGGCTGCATCCGGGGCAAGGTAACGACGGGGAACCCGGCGCAGGCGGAAACGAACCGTAACACGAGGACCGGAAGATGAAAGTACGCGCTTCGGTAAAGAAAATCTGTGAACACTGCAAGGTCATCCGCCGCAGGGGCGTCGTGCGAGTGCTCTGTCGCAACCCGCGCCACAAGCAGCGGCAGGGATAGCAACGACTGAGTTGCCAAGGAGGGCAAGGTGGCACGTATCGCCGGAATCGATCTGCCCCGCGACAAACGCGTGGAGATCGGCATCACCTACATTTTCGGAATCGGACTGACAACCGCCCGCAAGGTGCTCGACGCGACCGGCATCGATCCGGAAACCCGCGTCCGGGACCTTACCGACCGGGAGATCACGAAGCTCCGCCAGAGCATCGAAAACGATTACCAGGTCGAGGGCGCGCTGCGCGGCGACATCACGTTCAACATAAGGCGATTGATGGACATCGGCTGTTACCGGGGCCTGCGCCACCGCCGCGGGCTGCCGGTGCGGGGTCAGCGGACCCGTACGAATTCCCGAATACGCAAGGGACCGCGGCGCACCATCGGTGCGAAGCGCAAGAAAGTTTAGCGAGTAACTTTAAACCGTGGAGGTAGAAGGTTGGCTAATGCAAGACGAAGCCGCGCCCGGAGACGAGACCGGCACGTGGACTCCATAGGCGTGGCCCATATCAAGGCGACGTTCAACAATACGATCGTTACCCTCGCCGATCTGCAAGGACACACGATCAGCTGGTCGAGCGGCGGCAAGGGCGGTACGTTCCGCAATTCCCGGAAGAGTACGCCGTTTGCCGCGCAGATCGCCGCGGAAGCCGCGGCCAAGGAAGCCATCGAACTGGGATTGAAGCGCGTCGAGGTCTGGGTGAAGGGACCCGGCGCCGGCCGCGAATCGGCCATTCGGGCCCTGCAGGCCGCGGGCCTCGAGATTTCCGCTATCAAGGACGTAACACCTATCCCCCACAACGGATGCCGGCCTCCGAAAAGACGTCGCGTCTGATCGTGAATCAACGGGCGGACGCCGGGGCCTGAAGCGGTCCGACTGGCGCAGGCCGCCCGGCTCGAGCGTAATAGGAGAAAACATGTCTCGTTATACGGACGCCAACTGTCGAATCTGCCGGCGGGAAGGCGTGAAGTTGTTCCTGAAAGGCGATCGGTGCTTTTCTGAGAAATGCGCGGTGGACCGCCGCGCTTTCCCGCCGGGCCAGCATGGTTCCGTCGGTCGCAGGAAACCCACCGAATACGGGCTTCGCCTGCGTGAAAAGCAGAAGACGCGCAAGACCTACGGAATCGGCGAAGGACAGTTCCGCTCGTACTTCGTGAAGGCGGCCCGGACCAAGGGCAACACGGGCGAACGCCTCCTGCAGTTGCTCGAAACCCGGCTGGACAATATCGTGTACCGCCTCGGTTTCGCGCCGTCGCGCAAAGCGGCCCGCCAGTTGGTCCGCCATCGCCATATCGTGGTGAACGACCGCATCGTCAATATCCCCTCGTACATCGTCCGTACGGGTGAAACCATTCAGGTCAAGGAGAAGAGCCGCCAGCTCGACTGCATTCACGCTTCCCTGAGCGCCGCGAACCAGCGGCCGGCGGTAAACTGGCTGGACCTGGACAAGACCACGCTGGCCGGACGGCTGCTGGAAGCCCCCGTCCGGGAGAACATACCGACACCTGTACAGGAACAGCTGATCATCGAGTTGTATTCGAAGTAGGGCCGTCACACTGCCATCCATGTGTTCACTCGAAGCGCGCGACGAGGGGCAACATACGCTATGAAATTAAAGAACTTCCAGATGCCGAGAGGCGTCTTAGTCGAAGACGATACAGTAACCGATGGCTACACCAGGTTCGTGATCGAGCCGCTGGAGCGGGGATTCGGGACGACGATCGGCAATTCCATCCGGAGGGTCCTGCTTTCCTCCCTGCCCGGAGCGGCCGTGGTCGGCGTCCGGATCGACGGCGTCGCCCACGAGTTCTCCACGATGCCTGCCGTGGTGGAAGACGTGGCCGAGATCATCCTGAACCTCAAGGAACTGCGGCTCATCCTGCACAGCGACGAGCCCAAGACGCTGATGCTCGAAGCGGAAGGCAAGGGCGACGTTACCGCCGAAGACATACAGACGGACGCCGACGTGGAGATTCTCAATCCGGATCTGCATATCGCGTCCCTGGACGAGGGCGGACAGTTACGCATGGAGATCCATGTCGACAGCGGCCGGGGCTACGTGATCGCCGAGCAGAACAAGATGCCCGACCAGCCCATCGGCGTGATCCCCATGGACGCCATGTTCTCCCCGGTAACGCGCGTGAATTTCCAGGTGGAGAACACGCGGATCGGCCAGCGCACGGACTACGACCGGCTCGTGCTTGAAGTCTGGACCGACGCCAGCGTGGGTCCCCAGGACGCCCTGTCCACCGCGTCCCAGATCCTGCGGAACCACCTTCAGCTGTTCATCTCCATAGACGATCAGTTCCTCTCCGAGCCCGAAGAGGAAGTGGACGAGAAGGCCGAAGAGATCAAGAAGCTGCTGCAGATGAACGTGGAGGAGCTGGAACTGTCCGTCCGCTCCAGCAATTGCCTGCGCGCGGCGGACATCAAGACGCTGGCGGACCTGGTGCAGAAGAGCGAGACCGAGATGCTGAAATACCGGAACTTCGGCCGCAAGTCGCTGACCGAACTGAGCCAGATCCTCCAGGAGATGGAACTTGGATTCGGCATGGATATCGAAGAGTACGTCGAGGTCGAAGCGGAAAACACGTAATCGAATGGCCTGCCCGCAGGTCATTCCGGCAGTCTGGACAGGAGCATAAGGAATGCGACATCGAAAGCAGGGGCGCGGTCTCAGCCGCTCTCCCAGTCACCGCAAGGCGATGCTGAGCAATCTGGCCGCATCGGTGCTGGACACGGAACGCGTGCAGACCACCACGGCGAAGGCCAAGGAAGTGCGCCGCCTCGTGGAACGGCTCATCACCTTCGGCAAACGCAGAGACCTGCACGCCCGGCGGCAGGTGCTGCGGGTCATCCACAACGAATCCGTGGTCGCGAAGCTGTTCGGACCGTTGGCCGACCGCTACGCCGACCGGCCCGGAGGATACACGCGCATCGTACGCATAGGGCACCGGCAGGGCGACGCCGCCGACATGTCGATACTCGAGTTGATCGACCGGGAGGGTCCGGGGGAAGACCAGGCCGACGAGAAGACCGAAGAAAAAGCGGAAGAATCGAAGGAAGAGACGACGGAGGAGGAAGAGACCGGCTGAAGAACCGGCCCGGGACGTAAAACCTCCCAATCGTATTAGAACAGGAAAAGGCGGCAACCCGGTGCGGTTGCCGCCTTTTTCGTTGTGGGACGCGAGACGCAGTCTGCGTCGATTACTGGTCGTCGTCCTGTTCCTCGGGCATGAGCACGAACTCGGGATAAGCCTCGATGCCGAGTTCCGCCACGTCCTGCCCGAGCCGTTCGACCTGGCTCGTCACCCGGACGGTCATGACCACGTCGATCAGCTTCCAGATCACCCAGGAGACCAGGAAGACGAAGGCGCCGATCGCGAGGATGCCGATCAGTTGGACACCGACGTTGCCACCGCTCACGATGCACACCGCCAGCGTACCCCAGATGCCCGCGAAGAGGTGGGCCGGCACGGCGCCGACCACGTCGTCGATCTTCACCGATTCCAGCAGTTTCATGCCGATCGTGCAGACGACGCCGCCGATCGCCCCGATGATGATGGCCCAGTAATGCTGGACCATGTCGGGACCCGCGGTGATCGAGACCAGGCCCGCGATGGCGCCGTTCAGACAGGCGAAGAGATCGGTGCGGCCGAAGACGGGCCGCGCGCAGAAGAGCGCCATGAGCGCGCCGGCCGCGGCGGCCAGGTTGGTATTGACCAGCACGTGGCTCATGGCCACGGCGTCCAGGGGGCTGCCCAGGGCCAGCTGCGAACCGCCGTTGAACCCGAACCAGCCAAGCCAGAGGATGAAGACGCCCAGGGTCACCACCAGCACGTTGGAAGGCGGCGTGGGCTTGACCGAACCGTCCTTGCGGTACTTGCCGAGCCTGGGTCCGACGACGATCAGTCCGGCCAGGGCCGCCCATCCGCCCGTACTGTGGACGATGGTGGAGCCTGCGAAGTCCTTGAATCCCAGCTGGCTGAGCCATCCCTCGCCCCAGGTCCATGCGCCGACGATAGGGTAGATGACCCCGGTGAGGACGAGGACGAAGATAAAGAACGACCAAATCTTGACTCTTTCCGCCAGCGCGCCGGAGACGATGGACGCGGCCGTGGCAACGAAAACCATCTGGAAGAACCAGTCCGACATGGTGGAATAGCCCAGCGAGATCACTTCGGCGGCGGCGCTCTCCGTTCCGTTGACCAAGTCGATCTCGTCCGTCGTCGGGCCGTAGCCGATCGAGAAGGATCCGATGTAGCTTCCGACATCGACGTACATGAGATTGTAGCCGATGAAGTAGTAGGCGATCCCGGCGATGGAATAGAGGCCGATGTTCTTCAGGCAGATCATGGAGGCGTTCTTGGTCCGCACGGAACCCGATTCCAGCATGGTGAATCCCGCGCACATCCACATCACCAGGGCGCCCCAGAGCATGAACGATATGGTGTTGAACACGAACTGGTCCGGCGCTTCGACGGCAACGCTATCATGCTCGGCCAGGGCGTACGCGGTCCCGGCGCCGCAGACCACGGCGGCCAACACGGCCAACAGTTTCAGTGCCGGCATACCGCGAGGCCTGCGTGTAACAAAAAATCCGTAGAATGCTCCCATGGTGTGATCTCCCGGCTGACACCGATGATGGCGGGTGAAAAGATGTTTAACGGCGATGTGGAATGGTCTTGTCGAATGTCGAGATATTCTACAAGGAATGAACTGTTTCGTCAAGAAAGTTAGAACGCGTCACGTTCACCGGATGAGCATGGAGAACCGCGACTCGCGGGTCCGTGCGGATCAGCGTGGCCGAATGCGATGCGATCCGCGTGATACCGGCCGGTTCAGCGGAGTCCGTAGTACGCCTCCATGCCGGCCAGGAACTCGGTCTGCCCACCGTAACTGGGATGGCGCACCTTCACGACCTCTGCCGACCCCCCAAGCCTGCGCGCCGCCTTTTCCGCGTCGTTTCCTATGGCGATGATGGCGGACGGTTCCAGAAGCCGGACCAGTTGCTCGAGCAGGTGTTGACCGGACCGGCGTTCCGCTGCGACGTGCGATCGATTGCTGAAGGAGTGGTCCGGCTTGTGAGGATGGAAGGGAAAGACGTTCCAGAGGAAGACCGCCGCCTTGATGCGGGACAATATGTTCCACACGACACGGGCGGAGCGTTCCCTGACCACGGCGCCCCGCGTCGGACGCCGCAACGTCAGCCCCCACCTGAGGGCGTGTTCGTCCAGACGCTCGTCGTCGGTGAAAGCCAGGCCGGTTCGCCGGCCGCCGCGGTAACTGTAGTCGCGGCCGATCCACAGGGCGTCCACGCGCCGTCCGGCCGCGGCTTCAAGCACGGACAGAAGGTTCACGGACCGCCGTTCGGGGGCGTCCGCCCGGTCGTGAACAAGGCAGCGATCCGTATACGGGTTGAATACATGGTCGAATTCGAGGTCCTGGAGAACATCGATGAATTGAGCGGGGGACATGGCGGCCGGTCGATCTGGATGATGGATTCCGAATTGAGGAGCCGGGAACGCTACACTTCGGTTCCCTCGTTGAGAATCGAAAGATACTCGTCATAAACGTACAGCCGGTTGCGTTGTTTTCCCGTGATCTCCCGCGCGATACCTGCCCTGACCAGAAGATCCATTGTTGAAGCCGCTGCCTGAAAAGAAAGACCTGTATCCTTGCATACGGCGGCAAGAGACAGAAGTAGATGCGACTTAAGGGCTTCATGTACACGCAGGGCTGATCCCAATCTTCTGCCTGCGACTCCTTCGATCCGGCTTCGATCACTTTTGAACGTGTTATTCAACTGTTCCACGGTACCGACGGCACCGTCAGCTGTTCGTTTGACCCCTTCGAGAAAAAAAGTGAGCCATGCTTCCCAGTTTCCCGTGAGGCGCACGTTGTTCAGCAATTCGTAGTATTCATTGCGATTCTGCTTAAAATACAGGCTCAGGTAAAGCATGGGTTGGTGTAGTATCCCCGCGTGGCATAACAACATAGTAATAAGCAACCTGCCCACACGACCATTACCATCGAGAAAAGGGTGTATCGTTTCAAACTGCACATGGGCGAGACCAGCGCGCAGCAACACCGGCAAGCCGTCGTCCTCCGCGTGCAGAAAACGCTCCAGTGAAGCCATGCAGTCCTGCACGACGGTATGCGGCGGGGGTACATAGAGGGCGTTGCCGGGCCTGGAACCTCCAATCCAGTTCTGCGACCGCCTGAACTCACCTGGCGATTTCGTACTGCCGCGACCCTGTGACAGCAATATGCCATGTGTTTCCCTTATCAGTCGGTTCGATAGCGGAAAACCGTTCTTCAGACGCTCCAGGCCATGTTCCATTGCCGCGACATAGTTAGAAACTTCATGTACATCGTCTTCAGGTACACCGGGGACATCCTCAAGTTCGAAGAGCAGGAGATCGGACAATGATGACTGCGTTCCTTCGATCTGCGAAGAAAGCACTGCTTCTTTACGCACATAGGCATACAGAAAGAGTGCCTCGTCGGGCAAGAGCAACGTAATGCTGTCAAGTCGTCCCAGGGCGTGTACCGCGGATTCGAGTAATTGATGTAGAGGTCCATCCAGATCCAGGCCCGGCTTTGGAGGCAAGGGTATTGGCACAAAGGCCTTTACTGTGTCTCCTTCTATGGTCAAGAGGTCATAGGTACCCGTCAGTCCTCGTTCCATCACCTGTTTCCTTGCTCGTTATTCAACTTTCAGCAATAACTATCGCCGTTATTCTTATTTGGTGCCTAATTTAG from Gemmatimonadota bacterium harbors:
- a CDS encoding Fic family protein; amino-acid sequence: MERGLTGTYDLLTIEGDTVKAFVPIPLPPKPGLDLDGPLHQLLESAVHALGRLDSITLLLPDEALFLYAYVRKEAVLSSQIEGTQSSLSDLLLFELEDVPGVPEDDVHEVSNYVAAMEHGLERLKNGFPLSNRLIRETHGILLSQGRGSTKSPGEFRRSQNWIGGSRPGNALYVPPPHTVVQDCMASLERFLHAEDDGLPVLLRAGLAHVQFETIHPFLDGNGRVGRLLITMLLCHAGILHQPMLYLSLYFKQNRNEYYELLNNVRLTGNWEAWLTFFLEGVKRTADGAVGTVEQLNNTFKSDRSRIEGVAGRRLGSALRVHEALKSHLLLSLAAVCKDTGLSFQAAASTMDLLVRAGIAREITGKQRNRLYVYDEYLSILNEGTEV